Within the Desulfomicrobium escambiense DSM 10707 genome, the region CGTGGCCGAGAGCGAACCCGCCAGGGATCGCGCGGCCAGTTCGTCCACATGTAGCGCATCGTTGACGGCGACCACCGGCGCATCGTTGACCGGGTCGACGGTCAGGCTCGCCCTGGCCTGGGCCGTGCCGCCGTGGCCGTCGCTCCCCGTGTAGTCGAAGGACGCGGAGCCGTTCCAGTCGGCCGTGGGCGTGAAGGTCCACGTGCCGTCACCGTTGTCAGTCAGGTCGCCGTTGCCCGTGGCCAAAGTCAGACCCGTCACGGACAGCGTGTCGCCGTCGAGGTCGGAGGCCCGCGCCAGCAGTTCCGCAGCGGTGATGACCAGACTGCCGTCCTCGCTCATGGAACCCAGGTCAACGGGGCCATCGACTACTGGCGAGACATTGCCTGCCGCCCCTCCGTCATCGTCGTTCATGACCGGAGCCGGCGCTTCCCATTCCTTAAAGTCGGGACTTTTGCCGGCTGACAGGCCTTCCCCGGACTCGGCACTGAAGGAGGCCATTTCAAGGAGCTGATCCAGACCGAAATCTCCGCCGACATCGCGATGCAGAAAGCCCGTATCGGCCACGCTGGCCTGGTGAATGGAGAGCGGTTCGCCGACAAGCGCGTCCCCATCTTCGACGGCTGCCTGGGGCGCGAAAACAATCAAGGGCCCTTTCGTTTCGGAACCCGGCATGGCCAGTTCCGACAAGGAATCCGCCGCGGCCACGACAATTTCCTCCCCTCCCTTCAGACGCACCGTGTACTCCCCATGCGCCCCGCGCGTTACCTCGACATGTTCGGGTGTCTCGAAGAGTACCAGCCTTTCACCCTGAGCGAGCTCCACCTTGCCGCCGTTGGACACATG harbors:
- a CDS encoding cadherin-like domain-containing protein, whose translation is MFAIKVGVRQGRGGLLERHVSNGGKVELAQGERLVLFETPEHVEVTRGAHGEYTVRLKGGEEIVVAAADSLSELAMPGSETKGPLIVFAPQAAVEDGDALVGEPLSIHQASVADTGFLHRDVGGDFGLDQLLEMASFSAESGEGLSAGKSPDFKEWEAPAPVMNDDDGGAAGNVSPVVDGPVDLGSMSEDGSLVITAAELLARASDLDGDTLSVTGLTLATGNGDLTDNGDGTWTFTPTADWNGSASFDYTGSDGHGGTAQARASLTVDPVNDAPVVAVNDALHVDELAARSLAGSLSATDVDNDASDLGYTIIQGPANGVLLLDGVEITDFSQPVFTQADLDADRVSFRFNTPQIGDEIRVIEEDSFVFTVDDGSLRTGEATFHILNGTVQVWGTNEADDLTGVANFSREGVTFKVHGLDGNDTMRGGSGADTLDGGEHAYAAHTPWL